The sequence CAGGCCTGGAAATTCCCGAACATCTCCATGAACGACACGGCCTCCGCCCCGAAGCCTGCGAGTTCCATCAGCGCGGGGAAAATGCCTATCCCTCCGACCACCGCGAGCGTGACGACGGTGATGCGGCCGACAACATGCTGACGCTTCCCGAACATCGCATAGGTGATATGTCCCCCATCGAGCTGTCCCGCCGGCAGCATGTTCAGCGCCGTGACCAGCAGTCCGAACCATCCGGTCACGAGAAACGGATAGTGATACATTTCCGTCATGGGTGGGACGTAGGCACCGGGACGGCTGAACACCTGCTCCAGGAGACTGTACAACAGGGTTTTGCCGAAGGTGAGTGTAAATCCGTCTCCCGTCCCCGCCGCTGCATGGGCGGTAAAGTCGTAGTCGGGATGAATGCTGAGCAGGAATTCATGTCCCGGGAGCGTCATGAATCCGACCGCAAGTACGAGAATGCTGGCGATGAAACCGGCGATGGGTCCTGCGATGCCGATATCGAACAATGCGCGCCGGGTGTGTATCGGTGAGCGTGTTCTGATCACGGCGCCCATGGTTCCGAAGTTGATGAACTGTGGCAGTGGCGGAAGCGGGATGTAGTACGGAAGCGTCACACGCACACCGTGATGACGGGCAGCGAAGTAGTGACCGAATTCATGGCAGCTCAGTATGAACAGTCCGGACAGCGCGTAAGGGATCCCCACCCACAGGTTGGCCAGGTCGATCTGGTTCTGCCAGAGCATACCAGCGATGCTGGTTGTCAGCAGCGTGATGAGGAACAGCGCCACGTGTTTGGCGATCTGCGCGGGACGAAGTTCAGGGGGACGAAGGGCGGCATCCGTCATATCTGACATGTATGATCCTTGTTTCAGGTCACGTTCGGTTTTCAGCCCATGCTCCAGAGCTGCCTGCGGCGGACCGCTGCCCGCTCACGTTTCCGGAGGTTGTGCTGATGCAGCATAAGTGAGAGCTGCTCTCTCACTGTCGTGAAATTGTAAAACCGGCGAAAGGTGACATTCTGTTCCTGGCAGAACTGCTCGAGTTCTCCGCGGGCGAACACCAGGTCTGCGTACATCGCGGCGTCGAAGTCCGAGCTTCCGTCACCGATATAGATAATCAAATCCTCATCCTGCGCCAGCAGCGCCACATGGTTGCTTTTGCAATTTGCGATTTCCGGGCAACGCGGGTCGAAATGCGGGAAACGCATCTCCACCTTGTTCCCTTCTATGCGCAG is a genomic window of bacterium containing:
- a CDS encoding site-2 protease family protein; translation: MLWQNQIDLANLWVGIPYALSGLFILSCHEFGHYFAARHHGVRVTLPYYIPLPPLPQFINFGTMGAVIRTRSPIHTRRALFDIGIAGPIAGFIASILVLAVGFMTLPGHEFLLSIHPDYDFTAHAAAGTGDGFTLTFGKTLLYSLLEQVFSRPGAYVPPMTEMYHYPFLVTGWFGLLVTALNMLPAGQLDGGHITYAMFGKRQHVVGRITVVTLAVVGGIGIFPALMELAGFGAEAVSFMEMFGNFQAWFWPGWLFWALLILFVVKVKHHEIIDPQELTPRRRMLGWFSYAMFLLCLSPAPIFIA